In one Sphingomonas sp. AP4-R1 genomic region, the following are encoded:
- a CDS encoding integrase: protein MASVPTSVPAHLPAPLLGNEHVPAATTFNWGFEMPDGSRFNGDQWTPLRHAAELFLLSLRSDPPEGRMPLRHETIHGHFSNIRFLVRWMAVENVRSFRDLDQDAVDRFVAMLRARPGRNGALLSLSTAEGHLGTIRTFHMQRDKLDDAPPAAPPRAASIGKRHWKPYGGHPYTPDEIAVPLISGAIELLGDPADQILALRDRLEDLYEQFRPQHQGRRLHWHIRRAMLAEPCPCASMYPNPEWPLRRLAFMLDRLGDACFVVIAYLVGARASEILRLEEGCLERRATDGDGEEHVYLVGTITKTSRTEHGDIHRWLAPEPVQRAIHLLERLSSPLRELSGQRNLWLHQIGRGRSPLPTKMPVARLRSPMVNVRLNERLAPFLALPDHQGDTWRLTTYQGRKTFSRFIGRRDRTGLTALQRHLGHVHRAMTDRAYVGTDFELAELIDDQAAEETRKALEDLLLAPNVAGKAGVMLSERSPFRGRTRSGDVDGYITEILAETDMRLGVCDWGYCLYRRETSACLGGEREPNPLLRTQSTCSTCANFAVTDRHRPVWEARLERNTALIQRDDLDRESRALAEARIQESRRILDQLNEGNAGDV from the coding sequence ATGGCCTCCGTCCCGACATCCGTGCCTGCCCATCTTCCGGCGCCGTTGCTCGGGAACGAACATGTCCCCGCCGCCACGACGTTCAACTGGGGCTTCGAGATGCCGGATGGGAGCCGATTCAACGGCGATCAGTGGACGCCGCTCCGGCACGCGGCCGAACTGTTCCTGCTCTCGCTGCGGAGCGATCCGCCCGAAGGGCGAATGCCGCTCCGACACGAAACGATCCATGGTCACTTCAGCAATATCCGCTTCCTCGTTCGATGGATGGCGGTAGAGAACGTTCGAAGCTTCAGGGATCTCGATCAAGACGCCGTTGACCGGTTCGTGGCGATGCTGCGCGCCCGGCCAGGCAGGAACGGCGCGTTGCTCTCGCTCAGCACCGCCGAAGGCCATCTCGGCACGATCCGCACCTTCCATATGCAACGCGACAAGTTGGACGACGCGCCGCCAGCGGCACCGCCTCGCGCGGCCTCGATCGGGAAGCGGCACTGGAAACCTTATGGCGGTCACCCCTATACCCCCGACGAGATCGCCGTGCCGTTGATCAGCGGCGCTATCGAACTGCTCGGCGATCCCGCAGACCAGATCCTCGCGCTGCGCGACCGTCTCGAAGATCTGTATGAGCAGTTCAGACCGCAGCATCAGGGGCGAAGGCTCCACTGGCATATCAGACGCGCCATGTTGGCCGAGCCATGCCCCTGCGCGAGCATGTATCCGAATCCGGAATGGCCGCTGCGCCGCCTGGCGTTCATGCTGGATCGGCTTGGCGACGCCTGCTTCGTCGTCATCGCCTATCTCGTTGGCGCGAGAGCCTCCGAGATACTCAGGCTTGAGGAGGGTTGCCTCGAACGGCGCGCGACCGATGGAGACGGCGAGGAACACGTCTATCTGGTCGGCACGATCACGAAGACGTCGCGGACGGAACATGGGGACATCCACCGTTGGCTTGCGCCCGAGCCGGTCCAGCGGGCGATCCATCTCCTCGAACGTCTCTCCTCTCCGCTTCGCGAACTCAGCGGGCAGAGGAATCTCTGGCTCCACCAGATCGGCCGGGGACGATCACCACTTCCGACGAAAATGCCCGTCGCCCGACTGCGGTCACCAATGGTCAATGTCCGCTTGAACGAGCGGCTTGCGCCGTTCCTCGCCTTGCCCGACCACCAAGGCGACACCTGGCGCCTGACCACCTATCAAGGGCGCAAGACATTCTCGCGGTTCATCGGGCGGCGCGACCGTACCGGGCTGACTGCGTTGCAACGCCATCTCGGACACGTCCACCGCGCGATGACCGACCGGGCCTATGTTGGCACCGACTTCGAGCTCGCCGAGCTGATCGACGACCAGGCTGCCGAAGAAACCCGCAAGGCGCTGGAAGACCTGCTCCTGGCGCCGAACGTCGCCGGAAAGGCGGGCGTCATGCTCTCCGAGCGATCGCCGTTCCGCGGGCGCACGCGGTCGGGCGACGTCGATGGCTATATCACCGAGATCCTCGCCGAAACGGATATGCGCCTCGGCGTGTGCGACTGGGGCTACTGCCTCTACCGCCGGGAGACCTCCGCTTGCCTCGGCGGCGAGCGCGAGCCGAACCCGCTGCTCCGCACACAAAGCACCTGCTCGACGTGCGCCAACTTCGCTGTGACCGACCGGCATAGGCCGGTCTGGGAAGCGCGCCTTGAACGGAACACCGCATTGATCCAGCGCGATGACCTCGATCGCGAGAGCCGAGCACTTGCCGAAGCCCGCATCCAGGAATCTCGCCGTATCCTCGACCAGCTCAACGAAGGAAATGCCGGTGACGTCTGA
- a CDS encoding DUF5818 domain-containing protein: MTDSKAPLRLYGILRLNERGPFLEIDEGPLWRLQTDSDLRTHQDRSVRVEAWQRGASILELLWIGPA, translated from the coding sequence ATGACTGACAGCAAGGCGCCGTTGCGACTCTATGGGATATTGCGCCTCAACGAGCGCGGCCCGTTCTTGGAAATCGACGAGGGGCCGCTCTGGCGCCTTCAGACAGACTCGGACCTTCGGACGCATCAGGACCGGTCGGTTCGGGTCGAGGCCTGGCAGCGCGGAGCGAGCATCCTCGAACTGCTTTGGATCGGTCCTGCCTGA
- a CDS encoding transcriptional regulator translates to MITSQQMRAGRALLGIDQKRLAELAKVSLPTIQRMEASDGQVRGVVESLVKVVSALERAGVELIGENAPSQTGGRGVRLRQAVATQG, encoded by the coding sequence ATGATCACTTCACAGCAGATGCGCGCGGGACGCGCGTTGCTCGGCATCGACCAGAAGCGGCTGGCGGAACTGGCAAAGGTGTCGCTTCCGACGATCCAGCGCATGGAAGCGTCGGATGGGCAGGTGCGAGGTGTCGTGGAATCGCTGGTCAAGGTCGTATCCGCCCTCGAACGCGCGGGTGTCGAGCTGATCGGCGAGAATGCACCCAGTCAAACCGGGGGACGCGGTGTGCGCTTGCGCCAGGCCGTCGCGACCCAGGGATGA
- a CDS encoding alkylphosphonate utilization protein, translating to MTDSSEDYVYDEESGEWLPASERAERQRAAIHPEVRDAVGNLLADGDQVTLIKDLDVKGAGQTLKRGTLIKAIRLTGDVQEIDCKFDGIKGLVLRAEFVRKR from the coding sequence ATGACCGATAGCAGCGAAGATTATGTCTATGATGAGGAAAGCGGCGAATGGCTTCCGGCATCCGAACGCGCCGAGCGCCAGCGCGCCGCCATTCACCCTGAGGTCCGGGATGCTGTTGGCAATCTTCTCGCCGATGGCGATCAGGTCACACTGATCAAGGATCTGGACGTCAAGGGCGCTGGTCAAACGCTCAAGCGCGGAACGCTCATCAAGGCGATCCGCCTGACCGGTGACGTCCAGGAGATCGATTGCAAATTTGATGGCATCAAGGGCCTCGTGCTGCGCGCCGAATTCGTCCGCAAGCGCTGA
- a CDS encoding DUF167 domain-containing protein has translation MARRRILLPSATEIRALADNNGRLALRATPNASADAILLPSGAGFPELHVRTTATAEGGNANDAILRLLAAALGQPVSSIQLLRGETSRTKLVRIGQPRG, from the coding sequence ATGGCGCGGCGTCGGATCCTGTTGCCCTCCGCGACCGAAATTCGCGCGCTGGCGGATAACAACGGGCGTCTCGCGCTGCGCGCCACGCCGAACGCTTCGGCCGACGCGATACTGCTCCCTTCGGGGGCCGGGTTCCCGGAACTGCATGTCCGCACGACGGCGACAGCTGAGGGTGGCAACGCCAATGATGCTATCCTGCGCCTTCTCGCCGCCGCGCTGGGCCAGCCGGTCTCTTCGATCCAGCTCCTTCGCGGCGAGACAAGCCGCACCAAGCTTGTGCGTATCGGGCAGCCGCGCGGATGA
- a CDS encoding YoaK family protein, with the protein MLIAKGDARDSRLDRKLAFALASVAGGLNAAAFHEVGFFSGNMTGNVSALSSLLAMGQRRQGLGYLAIVLSFIIGSLVSTLAISAGLRRGIGTIYAHVILVEAALLAALGLAHMALDRSAGVPILIGGLAFLMGQQNAIVTHISNARVRTTHISGMATDIGIGLARMLDILRGKADPSERGEIATRLSLHMGTVLSFLLGGVAGVLAWRIAGDLCFVIAGLVLAALAATSIRSAGQVMPNGPLD; encoded by the coding sequence ATGCTGATTGCCAAAGGGGATGCACGCGACAGCCGGCTGGACCGCAAACTTGCCTTCGCGCTGGCGTCGGTGGCGGGCGGACTGAATGCCGCCGCTTTTCACGAGGTCGGCTTCTTCTCCGGCAACATGACCGGAAATGTGTCCGCTCTCTCCAGCCTGCTCGCAATGGGGCAACGGCGCCAAGGTCTTGGTTATCTTGCCATCGTCCTGTCCTTCATCATCGGCTCTCTGGTTTCGACGCTCGCGATCAGCGCCGGCCTGCGACGTGGGATTGGCACGATCTACGCGCATGTGATCCTGGTCGAAGCCGCTCTTCTCGCCGCGCTGGGTCTCGCACACATGGCGCTGGATCGCTCTGCCGGAGTGCCGATCCTGATCGGCGGCCTCGCTTTCCTCATGGGCCAGCAGAACGCCATCGTTACCCACATCTCGAACGCGCGCGTTCGCACGACCCATATATCAGGCATGGCCACCGATATCGGCATCGGACTTGCCCGCATGCTCGATATCCTTCGCGGGAAGGCGGACCCCTCGGAACGTGGAGAGATTGCGACCCGGCTGAGCCTTCACATGGGCACGGTGCTTTCCTTTCTGCTCGGCGGTGTCGCCGGCGTGCTGGCGTGGCGCATCGCCGGCGATCTCTGTTTCGTGATTGCGGGCCTTGTGCTCGCGGCCCTCGCGGCAACGTCGATCCGAAGCGCTGGCCAAGTCATGCCAAATGGTCCGCTCGATTGA
- a CDS encoding DUF4238 domain-containing protein, whose translation MTAGRPRRHHYVPQFYLRRFACRDDAKKVRVVERHGDILAIDRKSIDRIGYEDSLHDYVEDGVAGSIEGPINHVIETPFSNSPTWRKIVESAGTSLSEDDRIPICGFARHLQRRNLETLRFIEGESARVADGHLDADLSEEEREMHAWIAASADNAHALFREGAMDTNIPEDAGAINLMICHSPIPLRTSTNPTLMISAPGHQSIFGAFFNDLRAWWLTLDRQCGAFIVAGGPPGFSNAPMPADAARMINQQYLIQHGSSMTVRYLLADDPYLDDDLVWAGYGFERSTTHGARWRKLVTGQ comes from the coding sequence ATGACCGCCGGCCGGCCCAGGCGGCATCATTATGTGCCGCAATTCTATCTGCGTCGCTTCGCCTGCCGGGACGATGCCAAGAAGGTCCGGGTTGTCGAACGGCATGGCGATATCCTCGCGATCGACCGCAAATCCATCGACCGGATCGGCTATGAGGACTCCCTGCACGACTATGTCGAGGACGGAGTTGCCGGCTCGATCGAAGGCCCGATCAACCATGTGATCGAGACGCCCTTTTCCAACAGTCCAACCTGGCGGAAGATCGTCGAAAGCGCCGGCACCAGCCTCAGTGAGGACGACAGGATCCCGATCTGTGGGTTCGCCAGACACCTCCAACGACGCAATCTCGAAACCTTGCGCTTCATCGAAGGTGAATCCGCCCGCGTCGCGGACGGTCACCTCGATGCCGACCTGAGCGAGGAGGAGCGCGAGATGCACGCGTGGATCGCCGCATCCGCTGACAATGCGCATGCCCTCTTTCGCGAGGGTGCCATGGACACGAATATTCCCGAAGACGCCGGCGCCATCAACCTCATGATCTGCCATTCGCCGATCCCCTTACGCACCTCGACGAACCCGACGCTGATGATCTCGGCGCCGGGCCACCAATCCATCTTCGGTGCCTTCTTCAACGACCTGCGGGCCTGGTGGCTTACGCTCGATCGACAGTGTGGCGCCTTCATCGTCGCCGGTGGTCCGCCCGGGTTCAGCAATGCGCCCATGCCAGCAGACGCGGCGCGCATGATCAACCAGCAATATCTGATCCAGCACGGCAGCAGCATGACAGTCCGCTACCTCCTCGCCGATGATCCCTATCTTGATGACGACCTTGTCTGGGCTGGCTATGGTTTCGAGCGGTCCACCACCCATGGTGCCCGGTGGCGCAAGCTTGTCACCGGGCAATGA